The Geotalea uraniireducens Rf4 genome window below encodes:
- the ald gene encoding alanine dehydrogenase yields MIIGVPKEVKKEEYRVALTPAGTAELVTSGNEVLVETGAGEGSGFTDDCYLKSGGRVVAREELFRRAELIVKVKEPLQPEFGLFREGQALFTYLHLAPARDLTEFLMARKITALAYETLERDGALPLLAPMSEVAGRMAPLVAAWCMQRIMGGGGLLPTGAVGVRPAKAVILGAGTVGFQAARVAVGIGMETVVLNRGVERLQRVDELMGGRVRTGILATENIREELRAADLVVGAVLVPGGRTPVLITRGMLGEMKKGAVIVDVAVDQGGCAETTRPTTHDDPVYLVDGIVHYAVANMPGAYPRTSTLALTNATLPYVKFLAGRGVDRAIAEDPSLATAVNVKDGRIVHPALAASMGSI; encoded by the coding sequence ATGATCATCGGTGTCCCTAAAGAGGTGAAGAAGGAGGAGTACCGGGTTGCCCTGACCCCGGCAGGAACCGCCGAGCTTGTCACGTCAGGCAACGAGGTGCTGGTGGAGACAGGTGCGGGTGAAGGCAGCGGTTTCACAGACGATTGCTACCTGAAGAGCGGCGGCAGGGTCGTCGCTCGGGAAGAGCTTTTCCGCCGGGCGGAGCTGATCGTCAAGGTCAAGGAACCCCTTCAGCCCGAATTCGGGCTGTTCCGCGAGGGACAGGCGCTTTTTACCTATCTTCACCTGGCACCGGCCCGGGATTTGACCGAGTTCCTGATGGCGCGAAAGATAACCGCCCTTGCCTACGAAACCCTGGAAAGGGACGGCGCCCTCCCGCTTTTGGCCCCAATGAGCGAGGTTGCGGGCCGGATGGCCCCATTGGTAGCCGCATGGTGCATGCAGCGGATCATGGGCGGGGGAGGTCTGCTCCCGACCGGAGCGGTTGGGGTCCGGCCTGCCAAGGCGGTAATCCTCGGCGCGGGCACCGTCGGCTTCCAGGCCGCCCGGGTTGCGGTGGGGATCGGCATGGAAACCGTTGTCCTCAACCGGGGGGTGGAACGTCTGCAACGGGTCGATGAACTGATGGGGGGGCGGGTGCGGACCGGCATCCTGGCGACGGAAAACATCCGCGAGGAGCTGAGGGCTGCGGATCTGGTCGTCGGGGCGGTGCTGGTTCCCGGGGGAAGGACGCCGGTCCTCATCACCAGGGGGATGCTCGGAGAGATGAAAAAGGGTGCGGTAATCGTCGATGTGGCGGTTGACCAGGGAGGATGTGCCGAGACCACCCGTCCCACCACCCACGACGACCCCGTCTACCTCGTGGACGGCATTGTCCATTACGCGGTCGCCAATATGCCCGGCGCCTATCCCCGTACCTCCACCCTGGCACTGACCAACGCAACGCTGCCGTACGTGAAATTTCTTGCCGGCCGGGGGGTGGACCGGGCCATTGCGGAGGACCCTTCATTGGCAACAGCCGTGAACGTAAAGGACGGCAGAATCGTCCATCCGGCCCTTGCGGCTTCCATGGGAAGCATTTGA
- a CDS encoding PA4780 family RIO1-like protein kinase → MKIPKSFEMLVHNGLVDEVVCQLMSGKEAEVYVVHSKGEIRCAKVYKEAGKRSFSQQAQYQEGRKVRNSRQARAMEKNSKYGRKEQEGAWQNAEVDALHRLAAAGVRVPQIFSYVGGVLLMELVVDANGDVAPRLNDLKLTAAQAREYHRALIKQIVLMLCAGLVHGDLSEYNVLAGHDGPVIIDLPQAVDAAGNNNASRMLERDVANMTAYFGRFAPELLTTDYGREIWKLYASGELSPVTELTGHFEQSGNPADVGGVMREIDSARRWHERNQ, encoded by the coding sequence ATGAAAATTCCAAAAAGCTTTGAAATGTTAGTCCACAACGGCCTCGTCGACGAGGTCGTCTGTCAGCTCATGAGCGGCAAGGAAGCCGAGGTCTATGTGGTGCACTCCAAGGGTGAGATCCGCTGCGCCAAGGTGTACAAGGAAGCCGGCAAGCGGAGCTTCAGCCAGCAAGCCCAGTACCAGGAAGGTCGCAAGGTGCGGAACAGCCGCCAGGCGCGCGCCATGGAGAAGAACAGCAAGTATGGGCGGAAAGAGCAGGAGGGGGCTTGGCAGAACGCCGAAGTGGACGCCTTGCACCGCCTTGCCGCCGCCGGAGTGCGTGTGCCGCAGATCTTCAGCTACGTCGGCGGAGTGCTGCTGATGGAGCTGGTGGTTGACGCCAATGGCGACGTCGCGCCGAGGCTCAACGATCTGAAGTTGACGGCGGCGCAGGCCCGGGAATACCACCGTGCGCTGATCAAGCAGATCGTTCTCATGCTCTGCGCCGGACTCGTCCACGGCGACCTGTCCGAGTATAACGTGCTTGCAGGCCACGACGGGCCGGTCATCATCGACCTGCCCCAGGCCGTCGACGCCGCGGGGAACAACAATGCCAGCAGGATGCTTGAGCGGGACGTGGCAAACATGACCGCCTATTTCGGCCGTTTCGCCCCCGAACTTCTGACCACCGATTACGGCAGGGAGATCTGGAAGCTCTACGCGAGCGGCGAGCTAAGCCCCGTGACCGAGCTGACCGGCCACTTTGAGCAGAGCGGCAATCCGGCCGACGTGGGCGGCGTCATGCGGGAAATCGACTCGGCGCGGCGCTGGCATGAGCGCAACCAGTAG
- the pdhA gene encoding pyruvate dehydrogenase (acetyl-transferring) E1 component subunit alpha has product MKNKTKQTAKVDRDHGLRLLRKMLLIRRFEAKSAELYSAMKIRGFLHLYDGEEAVAVGVMEALTPEDAVVATYREHGQALARGVSANAIMAEMYGKQEGCSRGRGGSMHLFDAAARFYGGNAIVGGGLPLALGFALADAMQGKKRVTCCFFGDGATAEGVFYESLNLAALWRLPVLFILENNLYAMGTAICYAHAVADIAPKAASHGVQTEIVDGMDVLAVEKGARRGAEFVREGNGPYFIECRTYRFRAHSMFDAELYRTRAEVEKWRKRDPIASFFDLCKEQAVLSDADMEELERDVAAEVDGAVAFAEAGTWEPVEDLTRYVYSEGRPR; this is encoded by the coding sequence ATGAAGAACAAGACAAAGCAAACTGCGAAGGTCGACCGTGACCACGGACTGCGCCTCCTGCGGAAGATGCTCCTCATCCGCCGCTTCGAGGCGAAGTCGGCGGAGCTCTACAGCGCCATGAAGATTCGCGGCTTTCTCCATCTCTACGACGGAGAAGAGGCGGTGGCGGTGGGCGTCATGGAGGCGCTCACCCCGGAAGACGCCGTGGTGGCCACCTATCGCGAGCATGGCCAAGCCCTGGCGCGAGGTGTGAGTGCCAATGCCATCATGGCCGAGATGTACGGCAAGCAGGAGGGGTGCAGCCGGGGGCGGGGCGGCTCAATGCACCTCTTCGATGCGGCCGCCCGTTTCTACGGCGGCAACGCCATCGTCGGCGGCGGGCTGCCGCTGGCCCTGGGGTTCGCCCTGGCGGATGCGATGCAGGGGAAAAAACGGGTCACCTGCTGTTTCTTCGGCGACGGGGCAACGGCCGAGGGGGTGTTTTACGAATCGCTGAACCTGGCCGCCCTCTGGCGGCTCCCGGTCCTCTTCATCCTGGAAAACAACCTCTACGCCATGGGGACCGCCATCTGTTACGCCCATGCGGTCGCCGACATCGCGCCAAAGGCCGCCAGCCACGGAGTCCAGACCGAGATCGTCGACGGGATGGATGTGCTGGCGGTGGAAAAGGGGGCCAGGCGGGGCGCCGAATTTGTGCGGGAGGGAAACGGCCCTTATTTCATCGAGTGTCGCACCTACCGCTTCCGCGCCCATTCCATGTTCGACGCCGAGCTCTACCGGACCAGGGCAGAGGTGGAGAAGTGGCGGAAACGGGACCCGATTGCGTCCTTTTTCGACCTCTGCAAGGAGCAGGCGGTGCTGAGCGACGCAGACATGGAGGAGCTGGAGCGTGATGTAGCGGCCGAGGTCGATGGGGCGGTGGCCTTCGCCGAGGCGGGAACCTGGGAGCCGGTGGAGGACCTGACCCGCTATGTTTATTCGGAAGGGAGGCCGCGATGA
- a CDS encoding pseudouridine synthase: MQIILFNKPFNILCQFTEPGKRLTLADYISIPGVYAAGRLDYDSEGLLVLTDTGRIQQRIADPRADMAKSYWVQVEGVPTLAAIQQLTCGVLLEDGLTLPAIVEQIKPPSVWLRTPQIRERRQIPTTWLAITLTEDRNRLIRRMTAAVGLPTLRLIRQAVGPWQLNKLQPGDWKVASIPAEWL; encoded by the coding sequence GTGCAGATTATTCTTTTCAATAAACCCTTTAACATCCTTTGCCAGTTTACAGAACCGGGCAAACGCCTGACCTTGGCAGACTATATTTCTATCCCCGGCGTTTATGCCGCCGGTCGGCTGGATTATGATAGCGAAGGTTTGCTCGTCCTCACCGACACGGGACGTATTCAGCAGCGAATCGCCGATCCACGCGCTGATATGGCTAAATCCTATTGGGTCCAGGTGGAAGGTGTTCCTACCTTGGCCGCCATTCAACAGTTGACCTGCGGTGTTCTGCTTGAAGATGGATTGACCTTGCCGGCCATTGTCGAGCAGATTAAACCACCGTCGGTTTGGCTACGCACCCCCCAGATTCGCGAACGGCGACAGATTCCAACCACCTGGCTGGCGATAACCCTGACTGAAGACCGAAATCGTCTGATTCGGCGGATGACCGCTGCCGTCGGCCTGCCGACTTTACGGCTGATTCGGCAGGCCGTTGGACCATGGCAACTCAATAAGTTACAACCCGGCGACTGGAAAGTCGCCAGCATCCCGGCTGAATGGCTGTAG
- the acsA gene encoding acetate--CoA ligase codes for MDWKPIRKSPELQAVRPHLLDYEKTCAGFSWEAVRSELSGLPEGKGLNIAHEAVDRQAAGPLRDRLAFRWLGKDGAVQDFTFCDLKEQSSRFANVLKRLGVEKGERVFVLAGRIPPLYIAALGCLKNISVFCPLFSAFGPDPIRQRLSRGDARLLVTTERQYAKKIAGIRESLPQLRHVLLTDIDDDLDETVLSLPRLMAEASADFTIPPTDPEDMAVLHFTSGTTGMPKGAVLVHDAVLTHLVTGRYVMDFHSADIFWCTADPGWVTGSSYGIIAPLLHGITSIIDEADFDAERWYRILEEQRVTVWYTAPTAIRMLMRAAIEPLKRFDLSPLRLIHSVGEPLNPEAVVWGERVLGLPIHDNWWQTETGGIMIANYAAMEIRPGSMGRPLPGIEAAIVRRVDDSVDVLTEPDVEGDLALRPGWPSMFRAYLHDEERYRKCFVSGWYITGDLAKRDADGYYWFVGRGDDIIKTSGHMVGPFEVESALMEHPAVAEAGVIGKPEPIIGEIVKAFVCLKPGFEPTDKLRLELIGFGRTRLGSAVAPKEMEFVDSLPRTRSGKIMRRLLKARELGLPEGDTSTLETG; via the coding sequence GTGGATTGGAAACCGATAAGGAAATCGCCGGAATTGCAGGCTGTTCGGCCGCATCTTCTCGATTACGAAAAGACCTGCGCCGGCTTTTCCTGGGAGGCTGTCCGCAGTGAGCTTTCCGGTTTACCGGAAGGGAAGGGGCTCAACATTGCCCACGAGGCCGTCGACCGTCAGGCAGCCGGTCCCCTGCGCGACAGGCTTGCCTTCCGCTGGCTGGGGAAAGATGGGGCGGTGCAGGACTTCACTTTCTGTGATCTTAAGGAGCAGAGCAGCCGCTTTGCCAATGTTCTCAAACGATTGGGAGTGGAGAAGGGGGAGCGGGTCTTCGTCCTTGCCGGCCGCATCCCCCCGCTCTACATCGCCGCCTTGGGCTGCCTGAAAAACATCAGCGTTTTCTGCCCGCTCTTTTCCGCCTTTGGGCCTGACCCGATCCGGCAGCGCCTCTCCAGGGGGGATGCCCGGCTCCTGGTGACCACCGAGCGGCAGTATGCGAAAAAGATCGCCGGCATCAGGGAGAGCCTGCCGCAGCTCCGCCATGTACTCCTGACCGATATCGACGATGATCTGGACGAGACGGTCTTGTCGCTGCCGCGGCTGATGGCGGAGGCCTCCGCCGATTTCACGATCCCGCCTACCGACCCGGAAGATATGGCGGTCCTTCACTTCACGAGCGGCACCACCGGCATGCCGAAGGGGGCGGTGCTCGTACATGACGCTGTCCTCACCCACCTCGTCACCGGCCGCTATGTCATGGACTTCCATTCGGCCGACATCTTCTGGTGCACCGCCGATCCCGGCTGGGTGACCGGCAGTTCCTACGGAATCATCGCTCCTCTCCTCCATGGCATCACCAGCATAATCGACGAGGCGGATTTCGATGCGGAGCGCTGGTACAGGATCCTTGAAGAGCAACGGGTGACGGTCTGGTACACAGCCCCCACCGCCATACGAATGCTGATGCGCGCCGCCATCGAACCACTCAAGCGATTCGATCTCTCACCTTTGCGCCTCATCCATAGTGTCGGCGAGCCTCTCAATCCCGAGGCGGTGGTCTGGGGAGAGCGTGTCCTCGGCCTCCCCATTCACGACAACTGGTGGCAAACCGAAACCGGCGGCATTATGATCGCCAACTACGCCGCAATGGAGATCCGTCCCGGCTCCATGGGGCGTCCCCTGCCGGGGATTGAAGCGGCTATCGTTCGGCGGGTCGACGATAGTGTTGATGTTTTGACGGAGCCGGACGTGGAGGGGGATCTGGCGCTCAGGCCCGGCTGGCCGTCGATGTTCCGTGCCTATCTCCACGATGAAGAGCGTTACAGGAAATGCTTCGTGAGCGGCTGGTACATCACCGGCGACCTGGCGAAGCGCGATGCAGACGGCTATTACTGGTTTGTCGGCCGTGGTGACGACATCATCAAGACCTCCGGGCACATGGTCGGGCCGTTCGAGGTGGAAAGCGCGCTCATGGAGCACCCGGCGGTAGCTGAGGCAGGGGTGATCGGCAAGCCCGAGCCGATTATCGGCGAGATCGTCAAGGCCTTTGTCTGCCTGAAGCCCGGCTTCGAGCCCACCGACAAGCTCCGCCTGGAGCTTATCGGTTTCGGCCGGACCAGGCTCGGCTCGGCGGTGGCGCCCAAGGAGATGGAATTCGTCGATTCCCTGCCAAGGACCAGGAGCGGCAAGATCATGCGCAGGCTTTTAAAGGCGCGGGAACTGGGACTGCCGGAGGGGGACACTTCTACCCTGGAGACGGGGTGA
- a CDS encoding alpha-ketoacid dehydrogenase subunit beta, producing the protein MNPGTQMVKLTYREAAREGLRDALARDPRVFLMGEDVGHYGGCFAVSKGLLQEFGPERIRDTPLSELAFTGMGIGAAMGGMRPIVEIMTVNFSLLALDQILNNAATLLHMSGGQFNVPLVIRMATGAGKQLAAQHAHSLEGWYAHIPGIRVVSPATLADVRGMLWTALEDPDPVLIFENNTLYTMEGELAVDAGPVDIDHARVLREGSDVSIITYSASLHKSLAAAETLAGEGISAEVIDLRTLRPLDDATIMGSVAKTHRALIVDEGWRSGSISAEISARIVEQAFYELDAPVERLCSAEVPIPYARHMEQAAIPQAETIVATVKRMVQSHG; encoded by the coding sequence ATGAACCCCGGGACGCAGATGGTAAAGCTCACATACCGCGAAGCGGCACGGGAGGGACTCCGCGATGCCCTTGCAAGGGATCCGCGCGTCTTCCTCATGGGGGAAGACGTGGGGCACTATGGCGGCTGCTTCGCGGTGAGCAAGGGGCTTCTGCAGGAGTTCGGCCCGGAGCGGATCCGCGATACTCCCCTGTCGGAGCTGGCCTTCACCGGCATGGGGATCGGCGCGGCCATGGGGGGGATGCGACCCATCGTCGAGATCATGACCGTCAATTTCAGCCTCCTGGCCCTCGACCAGATTCTCAACAATGCCGCGACCCTCCTCCACATGTCGGGGGGGCAGTTTAACGTCCCCCTCGTCATCCGCATGGCGACCGGTGCAGGGAAACAGCTTGCCGCCCAGCACGCCCATTCCCTGGAGGGGTGGTACGCCCACATCCCCGGCATTCGGGTAGTGTCGCCGGCAACTCTGGCGGACGTGCGCGGCATGCTCTGGACCGCCCTTGAGGACCCGGACCCGGTCCTCATCTTCGAGAACAATACCCTCTATACCATGGAAGGGGAACTTGCCGTCGATGCGGGACCGGTGGACATCGATCATGCCCGGGTGCTCCGGGAAGGAAGCGACGTGTCCATCATCACCTACAGCGCCAGCCTCCATAAATCCCTGGCAGCGGCTGAAACCCTTGCCGGCGAAGGGATAAGCGCCGAGGTGATCGACCTGCGCACGCTCCGCCCCCTCGACGACGCCACCATCATGGGGTCGGTTGCCAAGACCCACCGTGCCCTGATCGTCGACGAAGGGTGGCGCAGCGGTAGCATCTCGGCCGAGATAAGCGCCCGGATCGTGGAGCAGGCCTTCTATGAGTTGGATGCCCCGGTGGAGCGGCTGTGCAGCGCCGAGGTCCCCATACCCTACGCTAGGCACATGGAGCAGGCGGCGATTCCCCAGGCGGAAACCATTGTCGCGACGGTGAAGAGGATGGTGCAGAGCCATGGCTGA
- a CDS encoding DUF2784 domain-containing protein, whose translation MRYAALADMVVVVHALFVLFVVFGGVIVLRCQRLAWLHLPAAIWGVVIELGGWVCPLTYLENHFRRLGGESGYSGAFISQYLEPILYPLGLTHQAQWLLGLSAFFVNLAIYVHLWRSRRSE comes from the coding sequence ATGCGCTATGCTGCCCTGGCCGATATGGTGGTGGTCGTCCATGCTCTGTTCGTCCTCTTCGTCGTTTTCGGCGGGGTGATTGTGCTGCGCTGTCAGCGGTTGGCGTGGCTTCATCTGCCGGCAGCCATCTGGGGGGTCGTGATAGAGCTGGGCGGATGGGTCTGTCCCCTCACTTACCTGGAAAACCATTTCCGTCGCTTGGGAGGAGAATCCGGCTACAGCGGCGCCTTCATCTCGCAGTACCTTGAACCGATTCTTTATCCGCTTGGCCTCACCCATCAGGCCCAGTGGCTGCTCGGCCTGTCGGCCTTTTTCGTCAATCTCGCGATCTATGTCCACCTCTGGCGGAGCCGCCGCAGTGAGTAA
- a CDS encoding RNA recognition motif domain-containing protein: MGRKLFVGNVPFTATEDHLKEFFSNIGEVETVRVVVVPHTGQPKGFAFVEMVEEEDAKKAIVELNGKPFMGRDLVVSDARPPKPR; the protein is encoded by the coding sequence ATGGGTAGAAAACTTTTTGTGGGAAATGTGCCTTTTACGGCCACGGAAGACCACCTAAAGGAGTTCTTCTCAAATATCGGAGAAGTTGAGACGGTCCGGGTGGTAGTTGTTCCCCACACTGGTCAGCCAAAAGGGTTTGCCTTCGTTGAGATGGTCGAGGAAGAAGATGCGAAGAAAGCTATAGTCGAGTTGAACGGCAAACCGTTTATGGGGAGGGACCTCGTCGTCAGTGATGCCCGTCCCCCGAAACCGAGATGA
- a CDS encoding heterodisulfide reductase-related iron-sulfur binding cluster produces MLVVVCIKQVPDTTQVQIDPLTNTLVREGIPFIANPYDTHALEEGLRLKDRFGFRVAAISMGPPNAEATLKKAMALGVDEAILLSDRVFGGADTLATSNVLAAAIRRLSKKEDVGIVLCGKQTIDGDTAQVGPGIATRLGYTQLTLVDRIEQVDLLRRKIRVRRKLEGRHEIVEAPFPAMLSVVRELNRPRYPTVPMRLSSLDAAVEVWNNQLLKLGSIVFHDSCYLGRHNDVYEPPRTVIAAATGNYPLELARNRADSFCCGAGGGRMWMEEHLGGRINLNRVEEALGTKSDTICVSCPYCMTMLEDGLKDLQAGQTKVRDIAEVVAEGLRPTG; encoded by the coding sequence ACCCAGGTTCAGATCGACCCGCTAACCAATACCCTCGTCCGTGAGGGTATTCCGTTCATCGCCAACCCGTATGATACCCATGCCCTTGAAGAGGGGTTGCGACTCAAGGACCGGTTCGGTTTTCGGGTCGCAGCCATTTCCATGGGGCCGCCCAACGCAGAGGCCACCCTTAAAAAGGCCATGGCGCTCGGTGTTGATGAGGCAATCCTCCTTTCCGACCGGGTTTTCGGAGGTGCCGACACCCTGGCGACCAGCAACGTGCTGGCGGCAGCAATCCGGAGGCTCAGCAAGAAAGAAGATGTGGGGATTGTCCTGTGCGGCAAGCAGACCATTGACGGCGATACCGCCCAGGTCGGACCCGGTATAGCAACCAGGCTCGGATATACCCAGCTTACCCTCGTCGACCGGATCGAACAGGTTGATTTGCTCCGCAGGAAGATCAGGGTCAGACGCAAACTGGAAGGGCGGCACGAGATTGTCGAGGCGCCGTTTCCTGCCATGCTCTCCGTGGTGCGGGAGTTGAACCGCCCCCGTTACCCGACCGTACCGATGCGTCTGTCCTCACTGGATGCCGCTGTGGAGGTCTGGAACAACCAGCTTCTCAAGCTCGGCTCGATAGTTTTTCACGATTCCTGCTATCTGGGGCGGCACAACGATGTCTATGAGCCGCCGCGCACTGTCATAGCGGCCGCCACGGGTAATTACCCTCTGGAGCTTGCCCGGAACCGTGCCGATTCATTTTGCTGCGGCGCAGGGGGCGGCAGGATGTGGATGGAGGAGCACTTGGGCGGCCGTATCAACCTGAACAGGGTGGAAGAGGCGCTCGGGACAAAGTCGGATACCATCTGCGTCAGCTGCCCGTACTGTATGACCATGCTCGAAGATGGCCTGAAGGACCTGCAGGCGGGCCAGACGAAAGTCAGGGATATTGCCGAGGTGGTGGCGGAGGGGCTGCGCCCTACGGGGTGA
- a CDS encoding phosphopantetheine-binding protein, producing the protein MREAELKEIIFRELHNVAPEADPASLSPEENIREALDIDSYDFLQFLIAIDEAIGVEIPEADYEDVFTMGGLLNYLSVRVR; encoded by the coding sequence ATGAGAGAAGCGGAACTGAAGGAAATCATATTCCGGGAGTTGCACAATGTCGCCCCCGAGGCCGACCCGGCTTCCCTAAGCCCGGAGGAGAATATCCGCGAGGCCCTCGACATCGACTCCTACGATTTCCTCCAGTTCCTCATCGCCATCGATGAGGCGATCGGGGTGGAGATACCCGAGGCCGACTACGAGGATGTTTTTACGATGGGGGGGCTGCTGAACTACCTTTCCGTCCGGGTCCGCTGA
- a CDS encoding dihydrolipoamide acetyltransferase family protein produces MAEFRMPSLGADMEAGTLVEWNVQSGDRVKRGDIIALVETDKGLIEVEVFEDGVVDKIHVQPGAKVPVGTALAFIRAEGAAPLPAAAVTEPTPAVVEPKRAPAAVPSPPLPVTPPGERVIASPSARKLAAELGVDLTAIHGSGPRGAIQRADIELASRAAKPAPPAEKPAPPPLPERPAPPDYQAGMRRAIAAAMSRSNREIPHYYLEMEIDMECALAWLEGENLKRSIKDRLLPAVLLLKAVARALADVPELNGYWLDDRHQVSEAIHIGFAISMRQGGLITPAIHNVDMLSHDELMGAMRDLITRTRAGRLRSSEMTDATITVTNLGDLGVKTVFGVIYPPQVALVGFGRIMERPWAENGMLGVRRVMSASLAGDHRATDGHRGSQFLEALNKHLQGPETL; encoded by the coding sequence ATGGCTGAATTCCGCATGCCCAGCTTGGGCGCAGACATGGAAGCGGGGACCCTGGTCGAATGGAACGTGCAGAGCGGAGACCGGGTGAAGCGGGGAGACATCATCGCCCTCGTGGAGACCGACAAGGGGCTCATCGAGGTGGAGGTCTTCGAGGACGGCGTGGTCGATAAGATTCACGTCCAGCCCGGCGCCAAGGTCCCAGTCGGAACGGCGCTGGCCTTCATCCGCGCGGAAGGCGCCGCGCCTCTACCCGCGGCGGCCGTGACCGAGCCAACACCGGCAGTTGTCGAGCCCAAGCGGGCTCCGGCGGCAGTTCCGTCTCCTCCTCTCCCGGTCACCCCACCGGGAGAACGGGTCATCGCTTCTCCCTCGGCCCGCAAGCTGGCCGCAGAGCTCGGCGTCGATTTGACCGCGATCCATGGGAGCGGCCCCCGTGGCGCCATTCAGCGCGCCGACATAGAGCTGGCTAGCCGGGCTGCAAAGCCCGCTCCCCCCGCTGAAAAACCGGCTCCTCCTCCGCTTCCGGAGCGCCCCGCCCCCCCGGATTACCAGGCCGGCATGCGCCGGGCCATTGCCGCGGCCATGAGCCGCTCCAACCGGGAAATCCCCCACTACTACCTGGAGATGGAGATCGATATGGAGTGCGCTCTCGCCTGGCTCGAGGGTGAGAACCTCAAACGCTCCATCAAGGACCGGCTTCTCCCTGCGGTGCTTCTCCTGAAAGCCGTGGCCAGGGCCCTTGCCGACGTGCCGGAGCTTAACGGCTACTGGCTCGACGACCGCCACCAGGTGAGTGAGGCGATCCACATCGGCTTTGCCATCTCCATGCGCCAGGGAGGGCTCATCACCCCGGCCATCCACAACGTCGATATGCTCTCCCACGACGAGCTGATGGGAGCCATGCGCGACCTCATCACCCGCACCCGGGCAGGGAGGCTGCGCAGCTCGGAGATGACCGATGCCACCATCACGGTGACCAACCTTGGCGACCTGGGGGTAAAGACGGTCTTCGGCGTCATCTACCCACCCCAAGTAGCGCTCGTCGGCTTCGGCAGGATCATGGAACGTCCCTGGGCGGAGAACGGCATGCTCGGCGTTCGCCGGGTCATGAGCGCTTCCCTGGCCGGCGACCACCGCGCCACCGACGGACATCGCGGCTCCCAGTTTCTGGAGGCGCTGAACAAACATCTGCAGGGGCCTGAAACATTATGA
- the ylqF gene encoding ribosome biogenesis GTPase YlqF, whose amino-acid sequence MTIQWYPGHMGKAHEQISELIRKIDVIIEVLDCRLPASSANHLLAKLRGDKPCIKVLNKNDLADPAITKAWVRTFERETGVRALPLSAKQHREVNQLIKLCRRLVPNRGKPEWPVRAMVVGIPNVGKSTLINTLAGKCMAKVGDKPAITTSAQKIDLHNGITLCDTPGLLWPDMSDQVASYRLATSGAIGASAIEYINVGLFAAEFMMQRYRELLSTRYKLTDVPDSAADVLEQIGRRLGCLAAGGGVDLQRAAEAFLRELRAGKLGRVSFEEPGES is encoded by the coding sequence ATGACAATACAATGGTATCCCGGGCACATGGGCAAGGCCCACGAACAGATTTCCGAGTTAATCCGAAAGATCGACGTAATCATCGAGGTCCTTGACTGCCGACTGCCCGCCTCCAGCGCCAATCACCTGCTGGCAAAGTTGCGCGGGGACAAGCCCTGCATCAAGGTGCTGAACAAGAACGATCTTGCCGACCCCGCAATTACCAAGGCCTGGGTCCGCACATTCGAAAGAGAGACCGGGGTACGCGCCCTCCCCCTGTCGGCAAAGCAGCATCGCGAGGTGAACCAATTGATCAAGCTCTGCCGGCGCCTGGTGCCGAACCGCGGCAAGCCGGAATGGCCGGTGCGTGCCATGGTCGTCGGCATTCCCAACGTCGGCAAGTCGACCCTGATCAACACCCTGGCAGGTAAGTGCATGGCCAAGGTCGGAGACAAGCCCGCCATCACCACCTCCGCCCAGAAGATCGACCTGCACAACGGCATTACGCTCTGCGATACGCCGGGGCTGCTCTGGCCTGACATGAGCGACCAGGTCGCGTCCTATCGGCTGGCAACCAGCGGCGCCATCGGAGCCAGCGCCATCGAGTACATAAACGTTGGGCTCTTCGCGGCCGAGTTCATGATGCAGCGTTACCGAGAACTGCTCAGTACCCGTTACAAACTCACTGACGTGCCTGATAGCGCCGCCGATGTTCTCGAACAGATTGGTCGTCGCCTGGGTTGCCTGGCCGCCGGCGGAGGGGTTGATCTGCAACGGGCCGCCGAGGCTTTTCTGCGAGAGCTTCGGGCAGGGAAGCTCGGTCGGGTCAGTTTCGAAGAGCCGGGGGAGAGTTGA